A stretch of the Nitratireductor thuwali genome encodes the following:
- a CDS encoding metallophosphoesterase family protein, producing MFRLAHFSDIHLGPLPDISYRELASKRITGYINWRRNRRFSLDHGIIDRITTDMLAAGPNHIALTGDLVNLALDKEIELAKLWLEALGDPQDISVVPGNHDAYVPGALKRACRAWAPFMTGDHAPPPTGRRGFPFIRVRGSLAMIGVSSARATAPLLASGHFSDGQARKLAALLDEARERGLFRVVMIHHPPVRGATHAAKRLYGISRFQKIVRRHGAELVLHGHTHLATVHRIDGPDGPVPVVGVAAAGQAHGSAKTPAHYNLFDIDGAAGSWRVRFTRRGISAGEEISDISSSTLY from the coding sequence ATGTTTCGCTTGGCACATTTTTCCGACATCCATCTGGGTCCGCTGCCCGACATATCCTACCGTGAACTCGCCTCGAAGCGGATAACCGGCTACATCAATTGGCGCCGCAACCGCCGGTTCAGCCTCGACCACGGCATTATCGACCGGATCACGACGGATATGCTGGCGGCCGGCCCCAACCATATCGCGCTGACCGGCGATCTGGTCAATCTGGCCCTCGACAAGGAAATCGAACTGGCGAAGCTGTGGCTCGAGGCGCTTGGCGACCCGCAGGACATATCGGTGGTACCCGGCAACCACGACGCCTATGTTCCGGGCGCGCTGAAGCGGGCCTGCCGCGCCTGGGCGCCGTTCATGACCGGCGACCATGCGCCACCGCCAACCGGCAGGCGCGGCTTTCCCTTCATAAGGGTGCGCGGCTCGCTGGCGATGATCGGCGTGTCCTCGGCCCGCGCCACGGCGCCTCTTTTGGCCAGCGGCCATTTCTCCGACGGGCAGGCGCGGAAGCTTGCGGCCCTGCTGGACGAGGCGCGCGAGCGCGGCCTGTTCCGCGTCGTCATGATCCACCACCCGCCAGTGCGCGGGGCAACCCATGCCGCCAAACGGCTCTACGGCATTTCGCGCTTTCAGAAGATCGTGCGCCGCCACGGCGCGGAACTGGTCCTGCACGGGCACACGCACCTGGCGACGGTGCATCGGATCGACGGGCCGGACGGGCCGGTGCCGGTGGTCGGCGTCGCGGCCGCCGGACAGGCCCACGGCAGCGCCAAGACACCCGCCCACTACAATCTCTTCGATATCGACGGCGCGGCGGGAAGCTGGCGGGTGCGCTTCACCCGGCGCGGCATTTCCGCCGGAGAGGAGATCAGCGACATCTCGTCATCGACGCTGTATTGA
- a CDS encoding IS110 family transposase, with protein sequence MLEVNTIGLDLAKNVFQAHGADGSGAVLFRKKLRRDQVLRFLVDQPACTVAMEACAGSHYWAREIAKLGHEVRLIAPGYVKPFVKRQKNDAADAEAICEAAQRPTMRFVAVKSEEQQAAAMVFRVRDLVVRQRTQTINAIRGHLAEFGLVAAQGLFHVAKLIATIEDKGSAIPEAARPILSLLVEQLRALDTRVAELDREVARRAREDAEARRLMTIPGIGPVTATALAALAPSAQTFKRGRDFAAWLGLTPLQRSSGGKQKLGETSRMGERTLRRLLIIGASAAVRWAMRKGSTGDPWLSRMLERKPPMLVIVALANKTARIVWALMARGGTYRTPAIAG encoded by the coding sequence ATGTTGGAAGTTAACACAATCGGATTGGACCTGGCGAAGAACGTGTTCCAGGCGCACGGCGCAGATGGGTCGGGAGCTGTGCTGTTCCGGAAGAAGCTTCGCCGCGATCAGGTACTTCGCTTTCTTGTCGATCAGCCGGCCTGCACGGTTGCCATGGAAGCGTGCGCCGGCAGCCATTACTGGGCGCGGGAGATCGCGAAGCTCGGGCACGAAGTCCGGCTGATCGCTCCGGGATACGTCAAGCCATTTGTGAAGCGTCAGAAGAACGATGCGGCTGACGCCGAAGCAATCTGTGAAGCTGCGCAACGGCCGACCATGCGGTTCGTGGCGGTGAAGAGCGAAGAGCAGCAGGCTGCGGCAATGGTGTTCCGCGTCCGCGATCTTGTCGTTCGCCAGCGGACCCAGACGATCAATGCAATACGCGGCCATCTTGCGGAATTTGGACTTGTGGCTGCGCAAGGCCTCTTCCACGTGGCCAAGCTCATCGCGACGATTGAGGATAAGGGTTCCGCCATCCCCGAAGCCGCCCGCCCGATCCTGTCTCTACTCGTTGAGCAGTTGCGGGCGCTGGATACGAGAGTGGCCGAGCTCGACCGAGAGGTCGCTCGGCGCGCCAGAGAGGATGCGGAAGCCAGGCGCTTGATGACCATTCCCGGTATAGGACCGGTCACCGCGACGGCGCTTGCCGCGTTGGCCCCGTCCGCTCAGACCTTCAAGAGAGGCCGGGACTTCGCGGCATGGCTCGGACTAACGCCGCTGCAACGTTCTTCGGGCGGCAAGCAGAAGCTCGGCGAGACGTCTCGAATGGGCGAGCGAACCCTGCGACGGCTGCTGATCATTGGGGCCAGCGCCGCCGTGCGCTGGGCCATGCGGAAGGGATCGACCGGGGATCCGTGGCTTTCGCGGATGCTTGAGCGCAAGCCACCCATGCTGGTCATCGTCGCCTTGGCCAACAAGACGGCGCGCATCGTGTGGGCATTGATGGCCAGAGGCGGAACCTATCGAACGCCGGCCATAGCAGGATAG
- the uraH gene encoding hydroxyisourate hydrolase: MRFSTIAGFTAIVTLATTVAASAEGFSTHVLDVARGTGGTDIPVTLERQQEDGSWRRLAKSRTDANGRVRSFGDDIEVEAAVYRLTFDMSNYADETAFFPAIDVIFQVTDTTQSYHVPIVVSPYGYSTYRGN; this comes from the coding sequence ATGCGCTTTTCAACTATCGCTGGGTTCACCGCCATCGTCACCTTGGCCACAACGGTCGCTGCTTCGGCGGAAGGATTCTCCACCCATGTTCTGGATGTTGCGCGTGGTACGGGCGGTACCGATATTCCGGTTACCCTCGAACGGCAGCAGGAAGATGGAAGCTGGCGCCGGCTCGCCAAAAGCCGAACGGATGCGAACGGGCGTGTCCGTTCGTTCGGAGACGACATCGAGGTCGAAGCAGCCGTCTACAGATTGACATTCGATATGTCGAACTATGCGGATGAGACTGCGTTTTTCCCCGCTATCGACGTGATTTTCCAAGTGACCGATACAACGCAGTCATACCACGTCCCCATCGTGGTGAGCCCATACGGCTACAGCACATACCGAGGCAATTAG
- a CDS encoding alpha/beta fold hydrolase → MGLAVRETGGEGEPLVLLHGFGGTHRAWDRVVAALGPGVRVLAYDLPGHGGSLDFPEAGPAPVAARAIAADLQARGCGRFHLAGHSFGGAVAALIAMRAPGQVASLTLFAPGGLGPQINAPLLKRYAEARTPDEVEACLILMSGPGCKVSSDVVEAAVTMRSQPGQTAMLRRIWQMIAGEGSQGTLPRDGLAGLDLPVRVVWGGFDAVLPPRQSDDLPPLFARHFFPGLGHMLPEEAPADMARILQFAICRN, encoded by the coding sequence ATGGGCCTTGCCGTTCGGGAGACGGGCGGGGAGGGCGAACCGCTCGTCCTCCTCCACGGCTTCGGCGGCACGCACCGGGCCTGGGACCGGGTCGTCGCGGCGCTCGGTCCTGGCGTGCGCGTGCTGGCCTACGATCTGCCCGGCCATGGCGGCTCGCTGGACTTTCCCGAGGCCGGTCCCGCACCCGTCGCCGCCCGGGCGATCGCCGCCGACCTGCAGGCGCGGGGCTGCGGGCGCTTTCATCTGGCGGGCCATTCCTTCGGCGGTGCGGTGGCCGCGCTGATCGCCATGCGCGCGCCCGGGCAAGTGGCCTCGCTGACGCTGTTTGCTCCGGGCGGCCTCGGCCCTCAGATCAACGCGCCGTTGCTCAAACGCTACGCCGAGGCCCGAACACCCGACGAGGTTGAGGCCTGCCTCATCCTGATGTCTGGCCCGGGCTGCAAGGTCTCGTCCGACGTCGTCGAAGCTGCCGTGACCATGCGCTCGCAACCGGGTCAGACGGCGATGCTCCGCCGCATCTGGCAGATGATCGCCGGGGAAGGCAGCCAGGGAACCCTGCCGCGCGACGGGCTGGCCGGGCTCGATCTGCCGGTGCGGGTCGTGTGGGGCGGGTTCGACGCCGTTCTGCCGCCGCGGCAGTCGGACGATCTGCCGCCCCTGTTCGCCCGCCACTTCTTCCCCGGCCTCGGCCATATGCTGCCGGAGGAAGCGCCCGCCGACATGGCACGCATCCTGCAATTTGCGATCTGCCGAAACTGA
- a CDS encoding glutamine amidotransferase: MNWTVSFEPLFSWAVLAAMLVPLSVLVLAGLFLRQRGALFRTAALAALALALVNPVLLDEEREPLKSVVALIVDESQSQDIGDRAESARQAAEEIRNRLERLNRFEVRMVEAGRGEAAEERIDTRLFGALESALRDVPPSRVAGSIMITDGQVHDVPQNATGLSGPLHALITGEEGEKDRRIRFERAPRFGIVDQPLEMTYRVLASDGEGGTVEVEVFVNGELALIEQAVIGREMPLEVTIPNAGRNIVQLSIEPQDDELTETNNKAIALVDGIRENLRVLLVSGEPHSGERTWRNLLKSDASVDLVHFTILRPPEKQDGTPINELSLIAFPTRELFVEKIEDFDLIIFDRYQHRDVLPILYYDYIAEYVENGGAVLIAAGPEFAGNQSIAHTPLISALPALPSGDVVEEGYYPRLSDTGKRHPVTRGLDGAATEPPAWSRWFRIVGVDRPDGQVVMQGPDDRPLLLLSRRGEGRVGMFLSDQGWLWARGFEGGGPYVSLYRRIAHWLMKEPDLEEERLIADGRGMTLDITRQTMADEAGPATVTAPSGAQREIPLSETSPGLFRGSMDAQEIGLYEVTNGELSALAHVGPVNAPEFADTVSTGEILEPVAEASGGSVRRLSAELPNIVPVRNSISSAAGRDWLGLKTTNDSVLKSVRRVPLFAGFLGLGLLLLALGGMWWREGR; the protein is encoded by the coding sequence ATGAACTGGACGGTCAGCTTCGAGCCGCTCTTTTCCTGGGCCGTTCTGGCGGCCATGCTGGTGCCGCTTTCGGTCCTGGTTCTGGCCGGGCTTTTCCTGCGTCAGCGCGGCGCGCTCTTCCGCACCGCGGCGCTGGCGGCGCTCGCCCTGGCGCTGGTCAACCCGGTGCTGCTGGACGAGGAGCGCGAGCCGCTGAAGAGCGTGGTCGCCCTGATCGTCGACGAGAGCCAGAGCCAGGATATCGGCGATCGGGCGGAATCGGCGCGCCAGGCCGCCGAGGAGATCCGCAACAGGCTCGAACGGCTGAACCGGTTCGAGGTGCGGATGGTCGAAGCCGGCCGCGGCGAGGCGGCCGAAGAACGCATCGATACCCGGCTTTTCGGAGCGCTGGAAAGCGCGCTGCGCGACGTGCCGCCCTCGCGCGTGGCCGGCTCCATCATGATCACCGACGGCCAGGTGCACGACGTGCCGCAGAATGCCACGGGCCTTTCCGGGCCGCTTCACGCGCTGATCACCGGCGAGGAGGGCGAGAAGGACCGCCGCATCCGCTTCGAGCGCGCTCCGCGCTTCGGCATTGTCGACCAGCCGCTGGAGATGACCTACCGCGTGCTCGCTTCCGACGGGGAAGGCGGCACGGTGGAGGTCGAGGTCTTCGTCAATGGCGAACTAGCGCTGATCGAGCAGGCCGTCATCGGCCGCGAAATGCCGCTCGAGGTGACGATCCCCAATGCCGGCAGGAACATCGTCCAGCTTTCCATAGAGCCGCAGGACGACGAGCTGACCGAGACCAACAACAAGGCGATCGCGCTTGTCGACGGCATCCGCGAAAACCTGCGCGTGCTGCTCGTCTCCGGCGAGCCGCATTCGGGCGAACGCACCTGGCGCAATCTGCTGAAGTCGGACGCCTCGGTGGACCTCGTCCATTTCACCATCCTGCGCCCGCCGGAAAAGCAGGACGGCACGCCGATCAACGAATTGTCGCTGATCGCCTTTCCCACGCGCGAACTGTTCGTGGAAAAGATCGAGGATTTCGACCTGATCATCTTCGATCGCTACCAGCACCGGGACGTGCTGCCGATCCTCTATTACGACTACATCGCCGAATATGTGGAAAATGGCGGTGCGGTGCTGATCGCCGCGGGACCGGAATTCGCCGGCAATCAATCGATCGCCCACACGCCGCTGATTTCCGCCCTGCCGGCGCTGCCCAGCGGCGATGTGGTGGAGGAAGGCTATTATCCGCGGCTGAGCGACACCGGCAAGCGCCATCCCGTGACGCGCGGCCTCGATGGCGCGGCGACCGAGCCGCCCGCATGGAGCCGCTGGTTCCGGATCGTCGGCGTCGACCGGCCGGACGGACAGGTCGTCATGCAGGGCCCGGACGACCGGCCGCTTCTCCTTCTTTCCCGCAGGGGTGAGGGCCGCGTCGGCATGTTCCTGTCGGATCAGGGCTGGCTGTGGGCGCGCGGCTTCGAGGGCGGCGGCCCCTACGTGTCGCTCTACCGCCGCATCGCCCACTGGCTGATGAAGGAGCCGGACCTGGAAGAGGAACGGCTGATCGCCGATGGGCGCGGCATGACCCTCGACATAACCCGCCAGACGATGGCGGATGAAGCTGGCCCGGCCACCGTTACCGCGCCCTCCGGTGCGCAAAGGGAAATCCCTTTGTCCGAGACAAGCCCCGGCCTGTTCAGGGGTTCGATGGATGCGCAGGAGATCGGCCTTTACGAAGTGACCAATGGCGAACTGAGCGCGCTTGCCCATGTCGGGCCGGTCAACGCGCCGGAATTTGCCGACACGGTTTCGACCGGCGAGATACTGGAGCCCGTCGCCGAAGCCAGCGGCGGCAGCGTGCGCCGCCTTTCGGCAGAGCTGCCCAACATCGTTCCCGTGCGCAATTCCATATCCAGCGCCGCCGGCCGCGACTGGCTCGGCCTCAAGACCACCAATGACAGCGTCCTGAAATCCGTGCGCCGCGTCCCGCTATTCGCGGGGTTCCTGGGGCTCGGGCTTCTGCTGCTGGCGCTGGGCGGCATGTGGTGGCGCGAGGGCCGGTAG
- a CDS encoding glutathione S-transferase family protein, which produces MGLLVDGVWHDQWYDTSKSGGRFERSKSQFRDFVTKDGEPAEGRERGFKAEPGRYHLYVSLACPWAHRTLIFRKLKKLEDVISVSVVHHFMGENGWTFQKDEAATGDDLYGADFLHQIYTRADPKYSGRVTVPVLWDKKTETIVSNESAEIIRMLNEAFDEWGDASLDFYPPPLRRKIDAVNELVYENINNGVYKAGFATTQEAYEEAFDALFNALDKVEDMLSRQRYLAGERLTEADWRLFTTLVRFDPVYVGHFKCNLRRIADYPNLSNYLRELYQVPGVAGTVNLRHIKMHYYGSHATINPTGIVPKGPELHYDGPHDRARLAKAG; this is translated from the coding sequence ATGGGATTGCTTGTCGACGGCGTTTGGCACGATCAATGGTACGATACATCGAAATCCGGCGGCCGCTTTGAGCGGTCGAAGTCGCAGTTCCGCGATTTCGTGACGAAGGACGGCGAGCCGGCCGAAGGGCGCGAGCGGGGCTTCAAGGCAGAGCCCGGCCGCTACCACCTTTACGTCTCCCTCGCCTGCCCATGGGCCCACCGCACGCTGATTTTCCGCAAACTGAAAAAGCTCGAAGACGTGATCTCGGTTTCCGTGGTCCATCACTTCATGGGCGAGAACGGCTGGACGTTTCAAAAGGACGAGGCCGCCACCGGCGACGACCTCTACGGCGCCGATTTCCTTCACCAGATATACACCAGGGCCGACCCCAAATATTCGGGGCGGGTGACGGTGCCGGTGCTGTGGGACAAGAAGACGGAGACCATCGTCTCCAACGAATCCGCCGAAATCATCCGTATGCTGAACGAAGCCTTCGACGAATGGGGCGATGCCTCGCTGGATTTCTATCCGCCGCCGCTGCGCAGGAAGATCGACGCCGTCAACGAGCTGGTCTACGAGAACATCAACAACGGCGTCTACAAGGCCGGCTTCGCCACCACCCAGGAGGCCTATGAGGAAGCTTTCGACGCCCTGTTCAACGCCCTCGACAAGGTGGAGGACATGCTCTCGCGCCAGCGCTATCTGGCGGGGGAACGGCTGACGGAAGCGGACTGGCGGCTGTTCACCACGCTGGTGCGGTTCGATCCGGTCTATGTCGGCCACTTCAAATGCAATCTGCGCCGCATCGCCGACTATCCGAATCTTTCCAACTATCTGCGGGAGCTCTACCAGGTGCCGGGCGTCGCCGGGACGGTGAACCTGCGTCACATCAAAATGCACTATTACGGCAGCCATGCCACCATCAACCCGACCGGCATCGTGCCGAAGGGACCGGAACTGCACTATGACGGGCCGCACGATCGGGCAAGGTTGGCGAAGGCCGGCTAG
- a CDS encoding GNAT family N-acetyltransferase: protein MSLADIRYLPEEPAHDAEIEAINAEAFGPGRFTRAAYKIREGGSHERALSFVATHQDTVIGSVRLTRIVAGQGRGLLLGPLAVRPAYKNKGIGRKLVAIALDAAREAGEGVVVLVGDEPYYGPLGFERIPYGQLSMPRPVDPNRLLAAELKEGAMAALTGETRHGGLAKT, encoded by the coding sequence ATGTCCCTTGCCGACATTCGCTACCTGCCGGAAGAGCCTGCGCACGACGCTGAAATCGAAGCGATCAACGCCGAGGCCTTCGGTCCCGGCCGGTTCACCCGCGCCGCCTATAAGATCCGCGAAGGCGGATCGCACGAACGCGCGCTCTCCTTCGTCGCCACCCATCAGGACACCGTCATCGGCTCCGTCCGCCTGACCCGCATCGTGGCGGGACAGGGCCGGGGACTGCTCCTCGGGCCGCTCGCCGTCCGCCCCGCCTACAAGAACAAGGGTATCGGCCGCAAGCTGGTGGCCATCGCGCTGGATGCCGCGCGGGAAGCGGGGGAGGGCGTCGTGGTGCTCGTCGGCGATGAGCCCTATTACGGGCCTTTGGGTTTCGAGCGCATTCCGTACGGGCAATTGTCGATGCCGCGCCCGGTCGATCCCAACCGCCTCCTGGCTGCGGAGCTGAAGGAAGGCGCGATGGCCGCGCTCACCGGCGAGACGCGGCACGGCGGCCTCGCCAAGACATGA
- a CDS encoding NUDIX domain-containing protein encodes MRLRVRLFHLWFLLRRPMTLGARGVVFDEEARSVLLIRHTYVAGWQLPGGGVEVGETFEQALARELAEEGNIELLGDPVLRSLHFNRQSSRRDHVAVYLVTRFRQNGPHVPDREIAEARFFPLEALPQGVTAATRRRLAEVFEGAAVSQDW; translated from the coding sequence ATGCGGCTGCGCGTCAGGCTGTTTCATCTGTGGTTCCTGCTGCGCCGTCCCATGACGCTCGGCGCCAGGGGCGTGGTCTTCGACGAGGAAGCGCGTTCGGTCCTGCTGATCCGCCACACCTATGTCGCCGGCTGGCAGTTGCCGGGCGGTGGCGTCGAAGTGGGCGAGACATTCGAGCAGGCGCTGGCGCGGGAACTGGCCGAGGAGGGCAATATAGAGCTTCTGGGGGATCCGGTCCTGCGCTCGCTGCACTTCAACCGGCAGTCCAGCCGTCGCGATCATGTCGCCGTCTATCTGGTGACGCGGTTCCGGCAGAACGGACCGCACGTGCCCGACCGCGAAATCGCGGAAGCCCGGTTCTTTCCGCTGGAGGCGCTGCCGCAAGGCGTGACGGCCGCCACACGCCGGCGGCTGGCCGAAGTCTTCGAAGGGGCCGCCGTCTCGCAGGACTGGTGA
- a CDS encoding DUF4159 domain-containing protein codes for MNFLPLSFGAPMVLWGLLALPVIWWLLRLTPPRPQTETFPPLRILARVLRKEETPHKSPWWLTLLRLLLAALVILALADPVFNPREKIAVEGRALAVVMDNGWAAAPDWERRVATAERLIADAQESDVPVVLALTAEKAAQDIGPFNADTALERLNAAEPRPVPTDRLSVYARVADALQDLPGATLAVLADGLAGDEDEAAFETLFAAQLSHVLWIAPQGSSTIALTDTANEPERFVVRAVRGPDATAPTQLIAYASDEKGRRIAETTIAFGPGAAEAEGEMRVPFELRNDFATVALEGENHAGALRVMDENARRRRIGLLSQDEGDQAQPLLSPLYYIRRALSPFADLIEPSSPALNEAIPELLEQRPAAIVMADVGTLPDSARQSLIEWMEAGGTLIRFAGPRVAAAGNDETLLPVRLRLGERSLGGALSWEEPQPVTEFPAGGPFSDLTPPRDVTVNRQLLAEPSPDIVERTWASLADGTPLVTGAPRGDGRVILFHVTPEATWSSLPISGSFVEMLRRIVQLSRNQGSLTLESEDGAGRLAPYRMISASGALVPPGPEAEPLATGQTPRVSLENPPGLYGSEEGVIAHNLLPADAALQGLAHPQAPVATQTLRYAFDTSRPLKGPLMATALALLALDTLAVLWLGGMLSGRRRRPGAATAAIAACAMGLALVAAPDAARADDPRPGDADAIAAISATRIAYVVTGVSAVDAVSRAGIAGLSRFLADKTALEPGEPAAVDPATDELSFYPLIYWPISADAPMPSEDAIARIDAYMQEGGTVLFDTRDQYSSGFGSTGTVSPETQRLRDILSGLNIPPLEPVPDDHVLTKAFYILAEFPGRYRGSQLWVEASLNAPTRTDRPVRTGDGVSPIMITGNDLAGAWAIDEQGQPLLPTVPSDPMQRVYALRAGVNIMMYMLTGNYKSDQVHVPVLLERLGQ; via the coding sequence ATGAATTTCCTGCCCCTTTCCTTTGGTGCGCCGATGGTCCTGTGGGGCCTGCTGGCCCTGCCCGTCATCTGGTGGCTGCTGCGCCTGACGCCGCCCAGACCGCAGACGGAGACATTTCCGCCGCTGAGGATATTGGCGCGGGTGCTGCGCAAGGAGGAAACGCCCCACAAGAGCCCGTGGTGGCTGACCCTGCTGCGCCTGCTGCTGGCGGCGCTCGTCATCCTGGCGCTGGCCGATCCGGTGTTCAATCCGCGCGAAAAGATCGCCGTCGAAGGCCGGGCGCTGGCCGTCGTGATGGACAATGGCTGGGCCGCCGCGCCCGATTGGGAACGGCGGGTGGCGACGGCCGAAAGGCTGATCGCCGATGCGCAGGAAAGCGATGTGCCGGTGGTGCTTGCGCTGACGGCCGAAAAGGCCGCGCAGGACATCGGCCCGTTCAATGCGGACACGGCGCTGGAGCGGCTGAACGCGGCCGAGCCGAGGCCGGTCCCGACCGACCGGCTCTCGGTCTATGCGCGGGTGGCCGACGCGCTGCAGGACCTGCCCGGCGCGACCCTGGCCGTGCTGGCCGACGGGCTGGCGGGCGATGAGGACGAGGCGGCGTTCGAGACCCTTTTTGCCGCGCAGCTTTCGCACGTTCTGTGGATTGCCCCGCAGGGCTCCTCCACTATTGCCCTCACCGACACCGCCAACGAGCCCGAACGCTTCGTCGTCCGCGCCGTGCGCGGTCCCGATGCGACGGCGCCGACGCAACTTATCGCATACGCCTCGGACGAGAAGGGGCGGCGCATCGCGGAAACCACGATCGCCTTCGGCCCCGGCGCGGCCGAGGCGGAAGGCGAGATGCGCGTGCCGTTCGAACTGCGCAACGACTTCGCCACCGTCGCGCTGGAAGGCGAGAACCATGCCGGCGCGCTGCGGGTGATGGACGAGAACGCCCGCCGCCGCCGCATCGGGCTCCTGTCGCAGGACGAGGGCGATCAGGCGCAGCCCCTGCTCTCGCCGCTCTACTACATCCGCAGGGCGCTCTCCCCCTTCGCAGACCTCATCGAACCGTCCAGCCCCGCGCTGAACGAAGCCATACCCGAGCTTCTGGAGCAGCGGCCGGCGGCCATCGTCATGGCCGATGTGGGCACCTTGCCGGACTCGGCCCGCCAGAGCCTGATCGAATGGATGGAAGCCGGCGGCACGCTGATCCGGTTCGCCGGCCCGCGCGTGGCGGCCGCCGGCAATGACGAAACGCTGCTGCCCGTGCGGCTGCGCCTCGGCGAGCGCTCGCTGGGCGGCGCCCTTTCCTGGGAGGAGCCGCAGCCGGTGACCGAATTCCCGGCCGGCGGGCCGTTCTCCGATCTGACACCGCCCCGCGACGTGACGGTGAACCGCCAGTTGCTGGCCGAGCCCTCCCCCGACATCGTCGAGCGCACATGGGCCAGCCTGGCGGACGGCACGCCGCTGGTGACCGGCGCTCCGCGCGGCGACGGCCGTGTGATCCTTTTCCACGTCACGCCCGAGGCCACGTGGTCGAGCCTGCCGATTTCAGGAAGCTTCGTCGAAATGCTCCGGCGCATCGTGCAGCTGTCGCGCAACCAGGGCAGCCTGACTCTGGAAAGCGAGGATGGCGCGGGGCGGCTGGCGCCTTATCGTATGATTTCGGCCAGCGGCGCGCTCGTGCCGCCCGGACCGGAGGCCGAGCCGCTGGCGACCGGGCAGACGCCCCGCGTCAGCCTCGAGAATCCGCCGGGGCTATACGGTTCGGAAGAAGGCGTGATCGCGCACAATCTGCTGCCGGCCGATGCCGCGCTGCAGGGTCTTGCCCACCCGCAGGCGCCGGTGGCCACGCAAACGCTGCGCTACGCCTTCGACACGTCACGGCCGCTCAAGGGACCGCTGATGGCGACCGCCCTTGCGCTGCTCGCGCTCGACACGCTCGCCGTGCTGTGGCTCGGCGGCATGTTGTCCGGCCGGCGCCGCCGGCCAGGGGCCGCGACGGCCGCCATCGCAGCATGTGCCATGGGCCTTGCCCTGGTCGCCGCACCCGATGCCGCGCGCGCCGACGACCCGCGGCCGGGCGATGCGGATGCGATCGCCGCCATATCGGCCACGCGCATCGCCTATGTGGTGACCGGCGTTTCGGCCGTCGATGCCGTGAGTCGCGCGGGCATCGCCGGCCTGTCGCGCTTTCTGGCGGACAAGACGGCGCTGGAGCCGGGCGAACCGGCCGCCGTCGACCCCGCCACCGACGAATTGTCGTTCTACCCGCTGATCTACTGGCCGATCTCCGCCGATGCGCCGATGCCGTCGGAGGACGCCATCGCCCGCATCGACGCCTATATGCAGGAAGGCGGAACCGTGCTTTTCGATACGCGCGACCAGTATTCCTCCGGCTTCGGCTCGACCGGCACCGTCAGCCCGGAGACGCAGCGCCTGCGCGACATCCTGTCGGGCCTCAACATTCCGCCGCTCGAGCCGGTGCCCGACGACCATGTGCTGACCAAGGCCTTCTACATTCTGGCCGAGTTTCCGGGCCGCTACCGGGGCAGCCAGCTATGGGTCGAGGCTTCGCTCAACGCCCCCACCCGCACGGACCGGCCGGTGCGCACCGGCGACGGCGTGAGCCCCATCATGATCACCGGCAACGACCTGGCCGGCGCCTGGGCCATCGACGAGCAGGGCCAGCCGCTATTGCCGACGGTGCCTTCCGATCCCATGCAGCGTGTCTATGCCCTGCGCGCCGGGGTGAACATCATGATGTACATGCTGACGGGCAACTACAAATCCGACCAGGTGCACGTGCCCGTGCTGCTCGAACGGCTGGGGCAATAG